Proteins from a single region of Mytilus trossulus isolate FHL-02 chromosome 2, PNRI_Mtr1.1.1.hap1, whole genome shotgun sequence:
- the LOC134708519 gene encoding tyramine beta-hydroxylase-like, with protein MRIETLLKTLFCVGIATAYPKFKDILPNGNEVPHPCKANYLWHGVGHNNPLGGGSRNQFGLDFKTAGLSWTPELCRKDSDGDGRTNGEELGDPKCVWKEGSLPSRLSNITHPGVCTLSDGSVCDADKGWVDCQVEDGLKNCDVLKEPETLNRTIRFPETAVPAEETTYSCMIFNLPSDQDYHLMAYEPYIDNEMVMHHIIIYGCDPNEDPVPDEQLNTVTKCGMSAASNCNQMIGLWAVGFTGYCLDGPMGFRIGQSGFKQAALEFHWNNPQLVSNWKDSSGVTLYYTPKLRDNDAGIMMTGQTDLEIPPGQQSYTVVGKCHSECSRKLIQAPINIFWATNHMHYLGHEMNIKVYRDGVYYTELTNDVIYNYDSPVEKKYSTAVQVLPGDEIVTTCKFKSLSRPKTTFYGDATSDEMCFGFLAFYPAANMPFSTCTAWKDISMCNLWVTREHEDCKWSDFMNVNVNETKRVKDEVMANCKPFGNCLSECKATLEVLFAEHPCMKGDVYELIRQMSLQWDNKEMQAFIVAVDSCKAEMAADAYLQNLTNNNVNGSDRLNGISSLLLLTLIVYIMNT; from the exons GATTGAAACATTACTCAAAACTCTTTTCTGTGTCGGTATTGCAACTGCCTATCCTAAATTTAAAGATATCCTTCCGAATGGTAACGAAGTACCACATCCATGTAAGGCGAACTACTTGTGGCATGGTGTAGGTCACAACAATCCACTTGGAGGTGGAAGTAGAAACCAGTTTGGTTTGGATTTTAAAACAGCGGGATTG TCATGGACACCTGAATTATGTAGAAAAGATTCTGATGGAGACGGACGAACAAATGGCGAAGAACTTGGAGATCCTAAATGTGTCTGGAAAGAAGGAAGTTTACCATCACGTTTATCAAATATAACACACCCAG GAGTGTGTACGTTATCAGATGGGTCTGTATGCGATGCTGATAAGGGATGGGTAGATTGTCAAGTGGAAGATGGACTGAAAAACTGCGATGTTTTGAAAGAACCAg AGACATTAAATAGAACCATTCGCTTTCCTGAGACAGCAGTGCCAGCTGAAGAAACAACGTATTCCTGTATGATCTTCAATCTTCCTTCTGACCAAGATTATCATCTGATGGCATATGAACCTTACATAGATAATGAGATGGTCATGCATCATATAATAATTTACGGATGTGATCCGAATG AGGACCCAGTGCCAGACGAACAGCTTAACACAGTTACCAAATGTGGCATGAGCGCAGCTAGTAACTGTAATCAAATGATCGGACTATGGGCGGTTGGATTTACTGGATATTGTTTAGATGGACCAATGGGATTCCGTATTGGTCAAAGTGGATTCAAACAGGCCGCATTAGAG TTTCACTGGAACAATCCGCAGTTAGTTTCTAACTGGAAAGATTCATCGGGAGTCACTCTTTATTATACTCCAAAACTCCGAGATAATGATGCTGGTATTATGATGACTGGTCAGACAGACCTTGAAATTCCACCAGGACAACAGAGTTACACAGTAGTAGGAAAATGCCATTCAGAATGTTCCAGGAAATTAATACAAGCACCAATTAACATATTTTGGGCTACAAACCATATGCATTATCTAG gACATGAAATGAATATAAAGGTATACAGAGACGGCGTTTATTACACAGAACTCACAAATGATGTTATTTACAACTATGACAGTCCTGTAGAGAAAAA GTACTCAACTGCAGTTCAAGTGCTACCAGGAGACGAAATTGTAACGACATGCAAATTCAAATCACTTTCTAGGCCAAAAACAACGTTTTATGGTGATGCTACAAGTGACGAGATGTGTTTCGGATTCTTGGCGTTTTACCCTGCTGCAAACATGCCATTCTCTACGTGTACAGCATGGAAAGATATCTCAATGTGCAATTTGTGGGTTACACGAGAACATGAAGATTGCAAATGGTCTGATTTTATGAATGTCAATGTAAACGAAACGAAGCGCGTAAAGGATGAAGTAATGGCAAATTGTAAACCGTTCGGGAATTGTCTATCTGAATGCAAAGCGACACTTGAGGTCCTTTTTGCAGAGCATCCATGTATGAAAGGTGACGTTTACGAATTGATTAGacaaatgtctcttcagtgggACAATAAAGAAATGCAGGCATTCATTGTAGCAGTTGATTCATGTAAAGCTGAAATGGCTGCCGATGCATACCTTCAAAATCTTACAAATAACAATGTTAATGGATCCGACCGATTGAATGGGATCAGTTCACTGCTTCTGTTAACTCTGAttgtgtatattatgaacacataa
- the LOC134708520 gene encoding putative DBH-like monooxygenase protein 2, which produces MRIETLLKTLFCVGIATAYPKFKDILPNGNEVPHPCKANYLWHGVGHNNPLGGGSRNQFGLDFKTAGLSWTPELCRKDSDGDGRTNGEELGDPKCVWKEGSLPSHLSNITHPGVCTLSDGSVCDADKGWVDCEVEDGLKNCDVLKEPETLNRTIRFPETAVPAEETTYSCMIFNLPSDQDYHLMAYEPYIDNEMVMHHIIIYGCDPNEDPVPDEQLNTVTKCGMSAASNCNQMIGLWAVGFTGYCLDGPMGFRIGQSGFKQAALEFHWNNPQLVSNWKDSSGVTLYYTPKLRDNDAGIMMTGQTDLEIPPGQQSYTVVGKCHSECSRKLIQAPINIFWATNHMHYLGHEMNIKVYRDGVYYTELTNDVIYNYDSPVEKKYSTAVQVLPGDEIVTTCKFKSLSRPKTTFYGDATSDEMCFGFLAFYPASNMPFSTCTAWKDISMCNLWITREHEDCKWSDFMNVNVNETKRVKDEVMANCKPFGNCLSECKATLEVLFAEHPCMKGDVYELIRQMSLRWDNKEMLAFIVAADSCKAEMAADAYLQNLTNDNVNESDRLNGISSLLLFTLIMYIMNT; this is translated from the exons ATGAG GATTGAAACATTACTCAAAACTCTTTTCTGTGTCGGTATTGCAACTGCCTATCCTAAATTTAAAGATATCCTTCCGAATGGTAACGAAGTACCACATCCATGTAAGGCGAACTACTTGTGGCATGGTGTAGGTCACAACAATCCACTTGGAGGTGGAAGTAGAAACCAGTTTGGTTTGGATTTTAAAACAGCGGGATTG TCATGGACACCTGAATTATGTAGAAAAGATTCTGATGGAGACGGACGAACAAATGGCGAAGAACTTGGAGATCCTAAATGTGTCTGGAAAGAAGGAAGTTTACCATcacatttatcaaatataacacACCCAG GAGTGTGTACGTTATCAGATGGGTCTGTATGCGATGCTGATAAGGGATGGGTAGATTGTGAAGTGGAAGATGGACTGAAAAACTGCGATGTTTTGAAAGAACCAG AGACATTAAATAGAACCATTCGCTTTCCTGAGACAGCAGTGCCAGCTGAAGAAACAACGTATTCCTGTATGATCTTCAATCTTCCTTCTGACCAAGATTATCATCTGATGGCATATGAACCTTACATAGATAATGAGATGGTCATGCATCATATAATAATTTACGGATGTGATCCGAATG AGGACCCAGTGCCAGACGAACAGCTTAACACAGTTACCAAATGTGGCATGAGCGCAGCTAGTAACTGTAATCAAATGATCGGACTATGGGCGGTTGGATTTACTGGATATTGTTTAGATGGACCAATGGGATTCCGTATTGGTCAAAGTGGATTCAAACAGGCCGCATTAGAG TTTCACTGGAACAATCCGCAGTTAGTTTCCAACTGGAAAGATTCATCGGGAGTCACTCTTTATTATACTCCAAAACTCCGAGATAATGATGCTGGTATTATGATGACTGGTCAGACAGACCTTGAAATTCCACCAGGACAACAGAGTTACACAGTAGTAGGGAAATGCCATTCAGAATGTTCCAGGAAATTAATACAAGCACCAATTAACATATTTTGGGCTACAAACCATATGCATTATCTAG gACATGAAATGAATATTAAGGTATACAGAGACGGCGTTTATTACACAGAACTCACAAATGATGTTATTTACAACTATGACAGTCCTGTAGAGAAAAA GTACTCAACTGCAGTTCAAGTGCTACCAGGAGACGAAATTGTAACGACATGCAAATTCAAATCCCTTTCTAGGCCAAAAACAACGTTTTATGGTGATGCTACAAGTGATGAGATGTGTTTCGGATTCCTGGCTTTTTACCCTGCTTCAAACATGCCATTCTCTACGTGTACAGCATGGAAAGATATCTCAATGTGCAATTTGTGGATTACACGAGAACATGAAGATTGCAAATGGTCTGATTTTATGAATGTCAATGTAAACGAAACAAAGCGCGTAAAGGATGAAGTAATGGCAAATTGTAAACCGTTCGGAAATTGTCTATCTGAATGCAAAGCGACACTTGAGGTCCTTTTTGCAGAGCATCCATGTATGAAAGGTGACGTTTACGAATTGATTAGACAAATGTCTCTTCGGTGGGACAATAAGGAAATGCTGGCGTTCATTGTAGCAGCTGATTCATGTAAAGCTGAAATGGCTGCCGATGCATACCTTCAAAATCTTACAAATGACAATGTTAATGAATCCGACCGATTGAATGGGATCAGTTCACTGCTTCTGTTTACTCTGAttatgtatattatgaacacataa